Genomic window (Sediminispirochaeta smaragdinae DSM 11293):
CTACGGTTGGAAAAGAAGAGGAGGCTTGCTTCCTCTCAGCTTCACCATGTGGGAACGTGATCGTTTTGAGTCACCCCTCTTCTTTCATCGTTTTTTGCTTTTTCTTGCCAATGTATCACTCTGGTTGGGAGTGGCTTCACTCATTGTGGCCCTGGCCGGGCCTCGCTTGGTGGAGCGTGAGAAGATCTACCTACATCGTGGAGTAGATATCGTTTTTGTACTTGACCAATCTCCCAGCATGATTGTCAGGGACTTTGGCGGTGATACCCGTTTCGATGCCGCAAAACATGCAATTCGAACCTTTGTGGAGGGGCGGGAACACGATCCCCTCGGTTTGGTAATCTTTGGAGATGAAGCTGCCCTTGTAACCCCCCCGACCCTCGATTATACATCCTTTCTCTCACGAATGGATGCCGTACGGGTGATGAAATTGGGCCGCGGTAGTGCCCTCGGCCTTGGAATGGCCGTTGCCACTGTCCATCTGGAAAAAAGCAGTGCCGAGAGAAAGGTGATGGTCATCGTTTCCGATGGAGAAAATAATGCAGGAGAGATCACACCCGAATCGGCAGCCAGAGTAGCAGCCTCTCTCGGTATC
Coding sequences:
- a CDS encoding VWA domain-containing protein; amino-acid sequence: MITFDQPGILLFLAVLPPAMFLTYGWKRRGGLLPLSFTMWERDRFESPLFFHRFLLFLANVSLWLGVASLIVALAGPRLVEREKIYLHRGVDIVFVLDQSPSMIVRDFGGDTRFDAAKHAIRTFVEGREHDPLGLVIFGDEAALVTPPTLDYTSFLSRMDAVRVMKLGRGSALGLGMAVATVHLEKSSAERKVMVIVSDGENNAGEITPESAARVAASLGIRIYAVGVGGEGSVATEFTDPETGKSYRGTYEGKIDMELLKAVTESTRGQAFLAGSPGALSQVFREIDALESVELRSTTDISSEPVHHLLIRLGLWLLVFYAFVKRLFFREVL